From one Leptospira kanakyensis genomic stretch:
- the vapC gene encoding type II toxin-antitoxin system tRNA(fMet)-specific endonuclease VapC has translation MNKYLLDTNICIYIINQKPEVVYQKFKKISLDNIFISSISEFELKYGVEKSQKSEQNQKTLNEFLGYLNIIPFDSESASIAGSIRTKLEKKGEIIGPYDLFIAAQAIANEIILVTNNEKEFKRIKDLKIENWIN, from the coding sequence ATAAATCAAAAACCTGAAGTTGTTTATCAGAAATTTAAAAAGATAAGCCTAGATAATATTTTTATCTCATCAATTTCTGAGTTTGAACTAAAATATGGAGTTGAAAAAAGTCAAAAATCAGAACAAAATCAAAAAACTCTTAATGAATTTCTAGGATATCTAAACATCATTCCTTTCGACTCAGAATCTGCTTCTATAGCTGGATCAATAAGAACAAAACTAGAAAAAAAGGGAGAAATTATCGGCCCTTATGACTTATTCATTGCTGCACAAGCTATCGCAAATGAGATAATACTAGTCACAAACAATGAAAAAGAATTTAAGAGAATCAAAGACCTTAAAATCGAAAACTGGATTAACTAG